Proteins from a genomic interval of Neodiprion lecontei isolate iyNeoLeco1 chromosome 2, iyNeoLeco1.1, whole genome shotgun sequence:
- the LOC107224821 gene encoding tyrosine-protein kinase Abl isoform X3, whose translation MGAQQTKDRVIPTGSAVRQTRKQPRNPKESRLIGSNIFTEHSEALLQSRPLPHIPALPEGDPPSSSSSQSLSQQSSLQQHSSVTTTGLLEAANRWTSKENLLAQEEDDPQLFVALYDFQAGGENQLSLKKGEQVRISSYNKSGEWCEAHSSTGQVGWVPSNYVTPVNSLEKHSWYHGRISRNAAEYLLSSGINGSFLVRESESSPGQRSISLRYEGRVYHYRINEDSEGKMFVTTESKFNTLAELVHHHSMLADGLITQLLYPAPKRNKPTVFPLSPEPDEWEINRTDIVMKHKLGGGQYGDVYEALWKRYNMTVAVKTLKEDTMALKDFLEEAAIMKEMKHRNLVQLIGVCTREPPFYIITEFMSKGNLLDYLRNESKHQINAVALMHMATQIASGMSYLESRNFIHRDLAARNCLVGENHLVKVADFGLARLMRDDTYTAHAGAKFPIKWTAPEGLAYNKFSTKSDVWAFGILLWEIATYGMSPYPGVDLTDVYHMLEKGYRMECPPGCPPKVYELMRQCWKWSASERPSFKEIHHSLENMFQESSITEEVEKQLQGGGEIPLLSYKKSQTGSTGNIHGLVLVTDQLSSSSLIQDNASVNKLSTFMGGLSSKSNSNIVQMRRSTNKKGKQAPAPPKRTRYIETPLILLSSCSSFRDSAYQEQDQQNTELGTVTLDDGTDLNGITRDLVTMATQSITTGGCEADDDGDGSQETAEHNYVPQPSTSPELLTNAQSNQKQIKTRPYPSKDTLPQKLVQVGALEVQNVKRAINRYGTLPKGARIGAYLESLRQSGIPSNQEGVVASTALATSIEQHEIANSLDTPQHRSLSPRQNNLRNQPQMTRSNSSSGVVSTYQPPSSPRSRAVTARKTNSEGVGFRTFRAPNTSTFRTASPSRAVQPTLADLEFPPPPLDLPPPPCDMFSTSNPCDLLPPVSASPGSDTSHAKIAGSPIGIRKANNERKSKDDSNEDPDERNNDVRNTEPSVREASSRFGVSLRRREPSSDLGSNAGKPAEEKKGTFKTKESSSFKMEAISSISPPEEAPPPPPPPPPLPLAEDSVDTFISKPGMKEMLELKLINEIKQSADMKYGNPTKKTNNPNNSSSAPLDPASQLLSELCASFSMDTNRQNLQNEYATTTPKNVEAPGSVHDRVVNSRSSTEKYGTYKDTRVSSPITEGILNAGNVGFKLKKVDKRSNSQKDEVVEGQIIDFKARLRKVDNADKSDEKSKRSDEMGGSMLVESVAESITDDQMDDKRRSTGSISSLKKLWENKEASGDNQALSPKLSTKGGSRQDIDPGEDSPEDHSAASTRSSTSKGDPRVWPPTSSTDIEKPVVPAKPAKPLVSTSKHFGSSIYATPNCNKFSLPSEEETCKQSNDSKSVKNNVLEISNAIESSILNLKGSPTIVIANWLQLSDKVGLLHGKCANLTDVVIAPQARFQFRDLLTRLELQARQLRAAGTRNVTENSRLLGEVQNTIKDVLNTVQR comes from the exons ggGAACAAGTTCGTATATCAAGTTACAACAAGAGTGGAGAATGGTGCGAAGCCCACTCCAGTACAGGCCAAGTTGGCTGGGTTCCTTCAAATTACGTAACCCCCGTGAATTCGCTGGAAAAACATTCGTGGTACCATGGGCGAATATCAAGAAATGCTGCAGAGTATCTGCTCAGTTCGGGTATAAACGGAAGTTTCTTAGTTAGAGAATCAGAGAGCAGTCCTGGGCAACGAAGTATTTCATTACGATATGAAGGGCGCGTTTATCATTACAGAATAAATGAAGACAGTGAAGGAAAG ATGTTTGTTACAACGGAGAGTAAATTCAATACGTTAGCTGAGTTAGTTCATCATCATTCCATGCTGGCCGATGGTCTGATTACTCAGCTACTTTATCCAGCCCCCAAGCGCAACAAACCTACCGTTTTCCCACTAAGTCCAG aacCAGACGAGTGGGAAATTAATCGGACAGACATAGTAATGAAGCATAAATTAGGCGGGGGCCAATATGGCGATGTATACGAGGCATTATGGAAAAGATATAACATGACAGTCGCAGTGAAAACGCTGAAG GAGGACACAATGGCATTGAAAGACTTTTTGGAAGAAGCGGCGATAATGAAAGAGATGAAACATCGAAACTTGGTACAGTTGATAGGCGTCTGTACGCGAGAGCCCCcattttatataattactGAATTTATGAGCAAGGGAAACCTTCTCGACTATTTACGAAACGAGAGTAAACACCAAATCAATGCTGTTGCCCTAATGCACATGGCTACACAGATAGCCAGCGGTATGAGCTACTTGGAAAGTAGGAACTTCATTCACAG GGATTTAGCTGCACGTAACTGCTTAGTTGGAGAAAATCATCTAGTGAAAGTTGCAGACTTCGGTTTAGCTCGACTTATGAGAGACGACACTTATACAGCCCATGCAGGTGCGAAATTCCCGATTAAATGGACTGCTCCAGAAGGATTAGCttacaacaaattttcaacaaaa TCAGACGTGTGGGCTTTTGGAATATTACTGTGGGAAATAGCAACCTATGGAATGTCTCCATATCCAGGTGTCGATTTAACCGATGTTTACCACATGCTGGAAAAAGGCTATCGCATGGAATGTCCACCCGGCTGCCCACCGAAAGTGTACGAATTGATGAGGCAGTGCTGGAAATGGTCTGCTTCAGAACGTCCATCTTTTAAGGAGATACATCATTCTCTGGAAAATATGTTTCAAGAATCAAGCATTACAGAGG AGGTAGAGAAGCAGCTGCAAGGAGGCGGTGAAATCCCATTACTTTCCTACAAAAAATCTCAGACTGGAAGTACCGGAAACATTCATGGACTGGTTCTTGTCACAGATCAATTATCTTCCTCAAGTTTGATTCAAG ATAATGCGTCGGTCAACAAACTAAGTACATTCATGGGAGGTTTGTCAAGCAAAAGTAATAGTAATATTGTACAAATGCGCCGTTCCACAAATAAAAAAGGGAAACAGGCACCAGCGCCGCCGAAACGCACCAGGTATATTGAAACGCCTCtgat CTTGTTGTCTTCGTGTAGTTCTTTTCGTGACTCAGCGTATCAAGAGCAAGATCAACAAAATACGGAGTTGGGGACAGTTACGCTTGATGACGGCACAGATCTAAATG GTATCACACGAGATCTTGTGACAATGGCTACACAGTCTATTACCACAGGAGGTTGTGAAGCAGACGATGATGGAGATGGATCACAGGAAACGGCGGAGCATAATTATGTTCCACAGCCATCAACCTCGCCAGAACTTTTAACCAACGCACAGAGCAAtcagaaacaaataaaaacacgACCGTACCCATCTAAGGACACCCTACCACAGAAG CTAGTGCAAGTAGGAGCTCTGGAGGTGCAAAATGTTAAAAGGGCAATTAATCGATACGGCACTTTACCTAAGGGTGCACGGATTGGGGCGTACTTGGAATCTCTGCGACAGAGCGGAATTCCATCAAATCAGGAAGGAGTCGTTGCGTCGACTGCTTTAGCTACATCGATCGAGCAGCATGAAATTGCTAATTCATTGGACACTCCTCAACATCGCTCACTCTCCCCACGCCAAAACAATTTACGCAATCAGCCACAAATGACTCGCAGCAATTCTTCCAGCGGTGTCGTTAGCACCTATCAGCCTCCCAGCTCTCCTCGGAGCAGGGCGGTTACAGCTCGTAAGACTAATTCTGAAGGTGTAGGTTTCAGAACATTTCGAGCCCCAAATACTTCTACTTTTAGAACTGCTAGTCCCTCAAGAGCAGTTCAACCAACACTTGCGGACTTGGAATTCCCACCGCCACCTTTAGATTTGCCACCACCGCCTTGCGACATGTTCAGCACAAGCAATCCTTGCGACTTATTACCACCAGTGAGCGCATCTCCAGGAAGTGACACGTCACACGCAAAAATAGCTGGTTCACCTATCGGTATAAGAAAAGCAAACAACGAGCGAAAATCTAAGGATGACTCGAACGAAGACCCCGATGAAAGAAATAACGACGTTAGGAATACAGAGCCGTCAGTGAGAGAAGCCAGCTCCAGATTTGGTGTCAGTTTAAGGCGCAGAGAGCCTTCTAGCGACCTAGGTTCCAATGCAGGCAAACCAGCGGAAGAGAAGAAAGGTACGTTTAAAACTAAAGAATCCTCTAGTTTCAAAATGGAAGCTATTAGTTCCATTTCCCCACCTGAAGAAGCGCCtcctccaccaccaccacctccACCTCTTCCTTTGGCTGAAGATAGCGttgatacattcatttcaaagCCGGGAATGAAGGAAATGTTAGAACTAAAGTTAATCAACGAGATTAAACAAAGTGCAGACATGAAGTATGGTAATCCgacaaaaaaaactaacaatcCGAATAACTCGTCTTCGGCACCATTAGATCCTGCGTCTCAATTGCTTTCTGAACTATGTGCAAGTTTTAGCATGGACACCAACAGACAGAACCTACAGAACGAATACGCGACTACTACTCCAAAAAATGTTGAAGCACCAGGCAGTGTGCACGATCGCGTAGTAAATTCGCGGAGTTCGACGGAAAAATATGGGACCTACAAGGACACGCGTGTATCGTCACCAATTACAGAGGGCATTTTGAACGCAGGAAATGTtggtttcaaattgaaaaaagttgacaaaaGAAGTAACTCTCAAAAGGACGAAGTTGTCGAAGGGCAGATAATTGATTTCAAAGCAAGACTGAGAAAAGTAGATAATGCTGATAAGTCTGATGAAAAGAGTAAACGTTCCGACGAAATGGGTGGGAGCATGTTGGTGGAATCTGTTGCAGAATCAATAACTGACGATCAAATGGATGACAAACGACGAAGTACTGGGAGCATAAGTAGTTTAAAGAAGTTGTGGGAAAACAAAGAAGCATCTGGCGATAATCAAGCGCTTAGTCCTAAATTGAGTACCAAGGGTGGTAGCAGGCAAGATATAGATCCTGGTGAGGATTCTCCTGAAGATCACAGTGCGGCTTCAACACGCAGTTCAACCAGCAAGGGAGACCCCAGAGTCTGGCCACCGACGTCATCAACAGACATTGAAAAACCTGTTGTTCCTGCCAAACCAGCAAAACCCTTGGTATCCACCAGCAAGCATTTCGGTTCTTCAATTTACGCAACAccaaattgtaataaattttcattacctTCCGAAGAGGAAACGTGCAAGCAAAGCAACGACTCTAAAAGTGTTAAGAATAATGTATTGGAAATATCAAACGCTATTGAATCCAGTATACTAAATTTAAAAGGAAGCCCGACTATTGTAATAGCCAATTGGCTACAACTTTCTGACAAAGTTGGACTTCTACACGGAAAATGTGCGAACCTTACCGATGTTGTTATAGCACCGCAAGCAAGGTTTCAATTTCGTGACTTACTTACTCGGCTTGAATTACAAGCCAGGCAATTGAGAGCTGCTGGTACGCGAAACGTGACAGAGAATTCAAGACTTCTTGGTGAAGTACAGAACACGATAAAAGATGTACTGAACACAGTGCAAAGATAA
- the LOC107224821 gene encoding tyrosine-protein kinase Abl isoform X4 — protein sequence MGAQQTKDRVIPTGSAVRQTRKQPRNPKESRLIGSNIFTEHSEALLQSRPLPHIPALPEGDPPSSSSSQSLSQQSSLQQHSSVTTTGLLEAANRWTSKENLLAQEEDDPQLFVALYDFQAGGENQLSLKKGEQVRISSYNKSGEWCEAHSSTGQVGWVPSNYVTPVNSLEKHSWYHGRISRNAAEYLLSSGINGSFLVRESESSPGQRSISLRYEGRVYHYRINEDSEGKMFVTTESKFNTLAELVHHHSMLADGLITQLLYPAPKRNKPTVFPLSPEPDEWEINRTDIVMKHKLGGGQYGDVYEALWKRYNMTVAVKTLKEDTMALKDFLEEAAIMKEMKHRNLVQLIGVCTREPPFYIITEFMSKGNLLDYLRNESKHQINAVALMHMATQIASGMSYLESRNFIHRDLAARNCLVGENHLVKVADFGLARLMRDDTYTAHAGAKFPIKWTAPEGLAYNKFSTKSDVWAFGILLWEIATYGMSPYPGVDLTDVYHMLEKGYRMECPPGCPPKVYELMRQCWKWSASERPSFKEIHHSLENMFQESSITEEVEKQLQGGGEIPLLSYKKSQTGSTGNIHGLVLVTDQLSSSSLIQDNASVNKLSTFMGGLSSKSNSNIVQMRRSTNKKGKQAPAPPKRTSLLSSCSSFRDSAYQEQDQQNTELGTVTLDDGTDLNGITRDLVTMATQSITTGGCEADDDGDGSQETAEHNYVPQPSTSPELLTNAQSNQKQIKTRPYPSKDTLPQKLVQVGALEVQNVKRAINRYGTLPKGARIGAYLESLRQSGIPSNQEGVVASTALATSIEQHEIANSLDTPQHRSLSPRQNNLRNQPQMTRSNSSSGVVSTYQPPSSPRSRAVTARKTNSEGVGFRTFRAPNTSTFRTASPSRAVQPTLADLEFPPPPLDLPPPPCDMFSTSNPCDLLPPVSASPGSDTSHAKIAGSPIGIRKANNERKSKDDSNEDPDERNNDVRNTEPSVREASSRFGVSLRRREPSSDLGSNAGKPAEEKKGTFKTKESSSFKMEAISSISPPEEAPPPPPPPPPLPLAEDSVDTFISKPGMKEMLELKLINEIKQSADMKYGNPTKKTNNPNNSSSAPLDPASQLLSELCASFSMDTNRQNLQNEYATTTPKNVEAPGSVHDRVVNSRSSTEKYGTYKDTRVSSPITEGILNAGNVGFKLKKVDKRSNSQKDEVVEGQIIDFKARLRKVDNADKSDEKSKRSDEMGGSMLVESVAESITDDQMDDKRRSTGSISSLKKLWENKEASGDNQALSPKLSTKGGSRQDIDPGEDSPEDHSAASTRSSTSKGDPRVWPPTSSTDIEKPVVPAKPAKPLVSTSKHFGSSIYATPNCNKFSLPSEEETCKQSNDSKSVKNNVLEISNAIESSILNLKGSPTIVIANWLQLSDKVGLLHGKCANLTDVVIAPQARFQFRDLLTRLELQARQLRAAGTRNVTENSRLLGEVQNTIKDVLNTVQR from the exons ggGAACAAGTTCGTATATCAAGTTACAACAAGAGTGGAGAATGGTGCGAAGCCCACTCCAGTACAGGCCAAGTTGGCTGGGTTCCTTCAAATTACGTAACCCCCGTGAATTCGCTGGAAAAACATTCGTGGTACCATGGGCGAATATCAAGAAATGCTGCAGAGTATCTGCTCAGTTCGGGTATAAACGGAAGTTTCTTAGTTAGAGAATCAGAGAGCAGTCCTGGGCAACGAAGTATTTCATTACGATATGAAGGGCGCGTTTATCATTACAGAATAAATGAAGACAGTGAAGGAAAG ATGTTTGTTACAACGGAGAGTAAATTCAATACGTTAGCTGAGTTAGTTCATCATCATTCCATGCTGGCCGATGGTCTGATTACTCAGCTACTTTATCCAGCCCCCAAGCGCAACAAACCTACCGTTTTCCCACTAAGTCCAG aacCAGACGAGTGGGAAATTAATCGGACAGACATAGTAATGAAGCATAAATTAGGCGGGGGCCAATATGGCGATGTATACGAGGCATTATGGAAAAGATATAACATGACAGTCGCAGTGAAAACGCTGAAG GAGGACACAATGGCATTGAAAGACTTTTTGGAAGAAGCGGCGATAATGAAAGAGATGAAACATCGAAACTTGGTACAGTTGATAGGCGTCTGTACGCGAGAGCCCCcattttatataattactGAATTTATGAGCAAGGGAAACCTTCTCGACTATTTACGAAACGAGAGTAAACACCAAATCAATGCTGTTGCCCTAATGCACATGGCTACACAGATAGCCAGCGGTATGAGCTACTTGGAAAGTAGGAACTTCATTCACAG GGATTTAGCTGCACGTAACTGCTTAGTTGGAGAAAATCATCTAGTGAAAGTTGCAGACTTCGGTTTAGCTCGACTTATGAGAGACGACACTTATACAGCCCATGCAGGTGCGAAATTCCCGATTAAATGGACTGCTCCAGAAGGATTAGCttacaacaaattttcaacaaaa TCAGACGTGTGGGCTTTTGGAATATTACTGTGGGAAATAGCAACCTATGGAATGTCTCCATATCCAGGTGTCGATTTAACCGATGTTTACCACATGCTGGAAAAAGGCTATCGCATGGAATGTCCACCCGGCTGCCCACCGAAAGTGTACGAATTGATGAGGCAGTGCTGGAAATGGTCTGCTTCAGAACGTCCATCTTTTAAGGAGATACATCATTCTCTGGAAAATATGTTTCAAGAATCAAGCATTACAGAGG AGGTAGAGAAGCAGCTGCAAGGAGGCGGTGAAATCCCATTACTTTCCTACAAAAAATCTCAGACTGGAAGTACCGGAAACATTCATGGACTGGTTCTTGTCACAGATCAATTATCTTCCTCAAGTTTGATTCAAG ATAATGCGTCGGTCAACAAACTAAGTACATTCATGGGAGGTTTGTCAAGCAAAAGTAATAGTAATATTGTACAAATGCGCCGTTCCACAAATAAAAAAGGGAAACAGGCACCAGCGCCGCCGAAACGCACCAG CTTGTTGTCTTCGTGTAGTTCTTTTCGTGACTCAGCGTATCAAGAGCAAGATCAACAAAATACGGAGTTGGGGACAGTTACGCTTGATGACGGCACAGATCTAAATG GTATCACACGAGATCTTGTGACAATGGCTACACAGTCTATTACCACAGGAGGTTGTGAAGCAGACGATGATGGAGATGGATCACAGGAAACGGCGGAGCATAATTATGTTCCACAGCCATCAACCTCGCCAGAACTTTTAACCAACGCACAGAGCAAtcagaaacaaataaaaacacgACCGTACCCATCTAAGGACACCCTACCACAGAAG CTAGTGCAAGTAGGAGCTCTGGAGGTGCAAAATGTTAAAAGGGCAATTAATCGATACGGCACTTTACCTAAGGGTGCACGGATTGGGGCGTACTTGGAATCTCTGCGACAGAGCGGAATTCCATCAAATCAGGAAGGAGTCGTTGCGTCGACTGCTTTAGCTACATCGATCGAGCAGCATGAAATTGCTAATTCATTGGACACTCCTCAACATCGCTCACTCTCCCCACGCCAAAACAATTTACGCAATCAGCCACAAATGACTCGCAGCAATTCTTCCAGCGGTGTCGTTAGCACCTATCAGCCTCCCAGCTCTCCTCGGAGCAGGGCGGTTACAGCTCGTAAGACTAATTCTGAAGGTGTAGGTTTCAGAACATTTCGAGCCCCAAATACTTCTACTTTTAGAACTGCTAGTCCCTCAAGAGCAGTTCAACCAACACTTGCGGACTTGGAATTCCCACCGCCACCTTTAGATTTGCCACCACCGCCTTGCGACATGTTCAGCACAAGCAATCCTTGCGACTTATTACCACCAGTGAGCGCATCTCCAGGAAGTGACACGTCACACGCAAAAATAGCTGGTTCACCTATCGGTATAAGAAAAGCAAACAACGAGCGAAAATCTAAGGATGACTCGAACGAAGACCCCGATGAAAGAAATAACGACGTTAGGAATACAGAGCCGTCAGTGAGAGAAGCCAGCTCCAGATTTGGTGTCAGTTTAAGGCGCAGAGAGCCTTCTAGCGACCTAGGTTCCAATGCAGGCAAACCAGCGGAAGAGAAGAAAGGTACGTTTAAAACTAAAGAATCCTCTAGTTTCAAAATGGAAGCTATTAGTTCCATTTCCCCACCTGAAGAAGCGCCtcctccaccaccaccacctccACCTCTTCCTTTGGCTGAAGATAGCGttgatacattcatttcaaagCCGGGAATGAAGGAAATGTTAGAACTAAAGTTAATCAACGAGATTAAACAAAGTGCAGACATGAAGTATGGTAATCCgacaaaaaaaactaacaatcCGAATAACTCGTCTTCGGCACCATTAGATCCTGCGTCTCAATTGCTTTCTGAACTATGTGCAAGTTTTAGCATGGACACCAACAGACAGAACCTACAGAACGAATACGCGACTACTACTCCAAAAAATGTTGAAGCACCAGGCAGTGTGCACGATCGCGTAGTAAATTCGCGGAGTTCGACGGAAAAATATGGGACCTACAAGGACACGCGTGTATCGTCACCAATTACAGAGGGCATTTTGAACGCAGGAAATGTtggtttcaaattgaaaaaagttgacaaaaGAAGTAACTCTCAAAAGGACGAAGTTGTCGAAGGGCAGATAATTGATTTCAAAGCAAGACTGAGAAAAGTAGATAATGCTGATAAGTCTGATGAAAAGAGTAAACGTTCCGACGAAATGGGTGGGAGCATGTTGGTGGAATCTGTTGCAGAATCAATAACTGACGATCAAATGGATGACAAACGACGAAGTACTGGGAGCATAAGTAGTTTAAAGAAGTTGTGGGAAAACAAAGAAGCATCTGGCGATAATCAAGCGCTTAGTCCTAAATTGAGTACCAAGGGTGGTAGCAGGCAAGATATAGATCCTGGTGAGGATTCTCCTGAAGATCACAGTGCGGCTTCAACACGCAGTTCAACCAGCAAGGGAGACCCCAGAGTCTGGCCACCGACGTCATCAACAGACATTGAAAAACCTGTTGTTCCTGCCAAACCAGCAAAACCCTTGGTATCCACCAGCAAGCATTTCGGTTCTTCAATTTACGCAACAccaaattgtaataaattttcattacctTCCGAAGAGGAAACGTGCAAGCAAAGCAACGACTCTAAAAGTGTTAAGAATAATGTATTGGAAATATCAAACGCTATTGAATCCAGTATACTAAATTTAAAAGGAAGCCCGACTATTGTAATAGCCAATTGGCTACAACTTTCTGACAAAGTTGGACTTCTACACGGAAAATGTGCGAACCTTACCGATGTTGTTATAGCACCGCAAGCAAGGTTTCAATTTCGTGACTTACTTACTCGGCTTGAATTACAAGCCAGGCAATTGAGAGCTGCTGGTACGCGAAACGTGACAGAGAATTCAAGACTTCTTGGTGAAGTACAGAACACGATAAAAGATGTACTGAACACAGTGCAAAGATAA